The following are encoded together in the Novipirellula caenicola genome:
- a CDS encoding nucleoside hydrolase: protein MIGHAAADDGMRIRLLIDSDANNETDDQHAIAYALLSRDKFEVEGITVNKTHNGGDVDEQMAEAERVVKLCGFYPQLPVFKGANGSFAEILPHLDEPVYDGKEAVDFIIKQAKKQCDRKLVLLPIGKLTNIALALAKDPSIIPNIRIVWLGSNYPRPGEYNLTADLTCIDYVLSLPVDFEMVTVRYDDPSGSWGVKAYQQDIFDKMPGMGPQVDVRVEGRHGGTFTTFGDYSVSLYRHAPQHGDPPFRSFFDATAVAVLKDPKLGKAIEVPRPALNGRGWVERPKNPLKMVLWQDFDGPAIMQDFFNVIDAATAE from the coding sequence ATCCGTCTGCTGATCGACTCGGACGCCAACAACGAAACCGATGACCAACACGCCATCGCCTATGCGTTACTGAGTCGTGATAAGTTCGAGGTTGAGGGGATCACGGTCAACAAGACGCACAACGGCGGCGACGTCGACGAGCAAATGGCCGAAGCCGAGCGTGTTGTCAAACTTTGCGGTTTCTATCCGCAGTTACCCGTGTTCAAAGGGGCCAATGGCAGTTTCGCAGAGATTCTGCCGCATCTCGATGAACCGGTTTATGATGGCAAGGAAGCGGTCGACTTCATCATCAAGCAAGCCAAAAAACAATGCGACCGCAAACTGGTGCTATTGCCGATTGGAAAACTAACCAACATCGCGCTGGCGCTGGCAAAGGATCCTTCGATCATCCCCAACATCCGAATTGTGTGGCTCGGCTCGAACTACCCTCGGCCTGGCGAGTACAACCTGACTGCGGACCTGACCTGTATCGACTACGTTCTATCGCTTCCGGTCGACTTTGAAATGGTGACAGTTCGCTACGATGACCCGTCGGGAAGCTGGGGTGTGAAGGCCTACCAACAAGACATTTTTGACAAGATGCCTGGAATGGGACCCCAGGTCGATGTCCGCGTCGAAGGTCGTCACGGCGGCACCTTCACCACGTTTGGCGACTATTCGGTCAGCCTGTACCGGCATGCACCGCAGCATGGCGATCCTCCGTTCCGCTCCTTCTTCGACGCAACGGCGGTGGCCGTCCTGAAAGACCCCAAACTTGGCAAGGCCATCGAGGTACCGCGGCCGGCACTGAACGGTCGAGGCTGGGTGGAACGCCCGAAAAACCCGCTGAAGATGGTACTATGGCAGGACTTTGACGGACCGGCCATCATGCAAGACTTCTTCAACGTGATCGACGCCGCCACAGCGGAGTGA